TTGACATCCTCACATTGATAAATAAGCATCCTGCAACTTCTTCATTATGCAAAACGGCAATTCTTATTATACAATTTTTGTAGAGAATTTCAAAAATAAACGAATTTCAGATAATTAAAGTTAATTCATAAATATTGAAATAATCAACTTTTTATCGATATTTATTCAAAGATTAACTAAAAATCATTTGTAGATATTTAGTTATTTTTAATCAAATAAAATTCCTGCTAGCCAGAAGATGACTGCAGGACCTTGGTCTAATCTTGTCTTTTAAACTGGAGCAAGCGGTTGCCTTGGAAGGTCAATTCTCCCTGGTCACCTTCAGCAAGCAGGGCATATTCCTCAGGCTTGACACGAAACTCCCTGCGCTCCTTCTGCCATTCAAAGGTCACATAGTAATTGGTCCTAGCCATTTCATTGCCAAAGATATGAGTGCGCTTGGACACTAGCTTGGCCTGCCGAATTTCCACCGGAGACTGGTTATTGCGATGCCATTCCAAAAAATTTCGGACGATTTGATAGACAACAATCCCCAAAATAATGGTGGCAACTGCATAAATGAATAGCATAATTACATCCACACTTCCACCTGGACCTAAAAGATTGTCAAACATAGTAGATACTCCTTTTACATTTATAAGAATAGTATATCATAATTTGAATGGCCAGGAAATTGAATATTGACTAAAATCATGATAAAATGAAGCATAATTTTGAAATGAAAGTGATGATACAAATGAAAAAACTACTTTTTCTAGGCCTTGCTAGCAGCCTCCTACTGACAGCTTGCGCCAACTCAACAACGACACCAAGCAGCACTGAAGAGGCTAATTCAAGCTCTACCCTGCAAACAACTTCTGACTCGACAGCAACCAGCAAATTCAAAAAAGACCTGGCCTACGCTGTCAACAATCCTGACGCCGTTTTTCCACAGTTGATTCCAGAGGTTGCTGACAATGAGGCCCTGGTCAAGATAAAAACAACCGAGGGAGACATCACCATCAAGCTCTTCCCTGAATTGGCCCCTATGACGGTGGAAAACTTCCTGACCCACGCCAAAGAAGGCTACTACGATGGTACGATTTTCCACAGGGTTATCAAGGACTTTATGATTCAAGGCGGAGATCCCCTGGGCAATGGTACCGGTGGCGAGTCCATTTGGGCTGGCAAGGGGACGACCAAGGATGCCGGCTATGGTTTCAAGGATGAAATTTCTGCCTTCCTCTACAATATCCGTGGCTCTCTTTCCATGGCCAATGCTGGTGCGGGGACAAACGGCAGTCAGTTCTTCATCAACCAAAACACAACCGATATGTCCGGTCAATTGGCTGGCGCAGGCTATCCTGAAAAAATCCTACAAGCCTACAAAAACGGGGGCAATCCAAACCTGGATACCAAGCACACCGTCTTTGGTCAAGTTACCGAAGGCATGGACGTTGTGGATAAAATCGCCGCTGTAGAAACCGGCGAAAACGACAAACCCAAAACAGATGTGAAAATCGAAAGCATCGAAATCCTGAAAGACTACACCTTCCCGACAGAATAGACCAAAACCCAGTCGACGACTGGGTTTTAATCTTTCTCCAAAAAGGCAATCAATGTCTTG
The sequence above is a segment of the Streptococcus suis genome. Coding sequences within it:
- a CDS encoding DUF2500 domain-containing protein encodes the protein MFDNLLGPGGSVDVIMLFIYAVATIILGIVVYQIVRNFLEWHRNNQSPVEIRQAKLVSKRTHIFGNEMARTNYYVTFEWQKERREFRVKPEEYALLAEGDQGELTFQGNRLLQFKRQD
- a CDS encoding peptidylprolyl isomerase, with the protein product MKKLLFLGLASSLLLTACANSTTTPSSTEEANSSSTLQTTSDSTATSKFKKDLAYAVNNPDAVFPQLIPEVADNEALVKIKTTEGDITIKLFPELAPMTVENFLTHAKEGYYDGTIFHRVIKDFMIQGGDPLGNGTGGESIWAGKGTTKDAGYGFKDEISAFLYNIRGSLSMANAGAGTNGSQFFINQNTTDMSGQLAGAGYPEKILQAYKNGGNPNLDTKHTVFGQVTEGMDVVDKIAAVETGENDKPKTDVKIESIEILKDYTFPTE